A region from the Medicago truncatula cultivar Jemalong A17 chromosome 6, MtrunA17r5.0-ANR, whole genome shotgun sequence genome encodes:
- the LOC11420196 gene encoding miraculin: MKSTFLAFLLLIALTSQPLLSSSLEHVVDITGKNLRANAYYNVLLSMPYTNSRSPEGLGLSNNIGQPCPLDVIVVSRYQSLPIRFTPLNLKKGVIRVSSDLNIMFRSNSSCPYHTTVWKLDRFDASKGKSFVTTDGFIGNPGPQSISNWFKIEKYVEGYKLVYCPIVCPSCKHECKNVGLFEDENGNKRLALSDVPYQVKFVKV; this comes from the coding sequence atgaagagCACATTCCTAGCTTTTCTACTTCTTATTGCCTTAACTTCACAACCTTTACTTAGTTCAtcactggaacatgttgttgacaTAACAGGCAAGAACCTTCGAGCTAATGCCTATTACAATGTTCTTTTATCCATGCCCTACACCAATAGTAGAAGTCCTGAAGGCCTAGGTCTCTCTAACAATATTGGTCAACCATGCCCTCTTGATGTCATTGTTGTGAGTAGATACCAAAGTCTTCCAATCAGGTTTACACCTCTTAACCTAAAAAAAGGTGTTATCCGTGTCTCTTCCGACCTAAACATCATGTTTCGTTCGAATTCAAGTTGTCCTTATCATACTACGGTGTGGAAGCTTGATCGATTTGATGCTTCTAAGGGAAAATCGTTTGTTACAACGGATGGTTTTATTGGCAACCCGGGTCCACAAAGCATCAGTAATTGGTTCAAGATTGAGAAATATGTCGAGGGCTATAAACTTGTCTATTGTCCTATTGTTTGTCCCTCTTGTAAACATGAGTGCAAAAATGTTGGGTTGTTTGAGGATGAAAATGGGAATAAACGTTTAGCTCTTAGTGATGTTCCCTACCAGGTTAAATTCGTAAAGGTTTAG